The Onychomys torridus chromosome 9, mOncTor1.1, whole genome shotgun sequence genomic sequence aaaatCTACCAATACAGTGCCTTCACAGGCAGTGAGCATGGGCCTGTGAggcagagcaggagaggaggTGCTGGCCATTTAACTGAGATGCTCTCCATGAGTACAGGCCATCAGGTTCTTTTCAGAAGAGCACGGTGCAAAATTACTACCCAGGACAAGACTGTAGTGGGCCTTCCTGATTTCTGTCTGCCAGGGTAGCCCCCAGTCCTGATTCCCATATCCTGAGTTAACTCTTACTCTCACAGCTTTGACAGTCAGGGTGGTTCACAGACAGGCAGCATCAGCAGCATCTGGGAGCTTGTTATATGTGCAGAAACAGGCCAAGGAGTTCAACATGGAACATTTGCTTAGTATGTGTGCAAAGCCCTGTATCCCATCCCAAACCTTTGACAACTGACTCCTATGCCCAGTAAGAAcatcccctaaaaaaaaaaaaaataaaaaaaccaaaaaccaaacaacaataacaaaaccccccaaacccTCGCAACATGGCTGCTGTCTGCACCTACAGTATATATCTATGTCTTGTCTGCCTTCCATACAGGCAAAGGCCATGCCTATTTTGCTCTCTGGTTCATCCCTAGTAACAAAAAAAGTGCCTGGCATATACCAGTTGCTGCATAAAATCCACTGAATGAACAAAGAAACCAGACTTCCAGCTGAATCTGCCTTCTGAGCCTGATTGTGCCCATGCTTCTTTTAGGGGAGAGCTGAGATTCAGAACCCTGCTCTCCCCTATATGGGCTGTCCTGAGAGAAGGATTCCACAGGGCTTACATCTCACATGGCTTTTGTGAACAGAATACCTGTCCCAGGTGTTTTCCCACACTACTTCCCAAAAATGCTGTGATAAAGGAAAACAGGTACCTGCTTATTCCAGTTTCAGACATAGAAACCAAGGCCCTGAGAAGTGATGTTCTTTCATGAGATCATGGCATCCAGAAGCAGAACTAGTATTTGAGATGTCCCCATTCCCATTTCAAATACAGGCCTTGCTTTCTTGTTCAtatgggtctcatgtagccctggctcacATCAGTCTCCTCATGGAGCTGAACttcaccttgaactcctgatcctcctgcctctgcctcatgagtgcttggattacaagtgcacaccaccaTCTTTGGCAtgttcatattcattcattcattccaaagTCTCTTCAGTGTCAGTTCACTGAAGAAGGCAGCTAGAGGCTGtgaaaaaaactaaccaggaaaTTTTGGAACACAAAGGGCCTTCCAGGTTAAAGGGGCACGCAGACTTAGTGGTTCTCATGCTTCTGTAGACTCACCAAGCTGCAGAAGCACCAAGTGGGTTCAGGGAATCTGCCTAGAAGACTCTGGGAAGGCTCTTTAGGGGAGGTAGCATGTAGTCAGGCCATTAAGGAAGGGGAGGTAGGGTGTGTTCCAGGGAACAGGCCAGACACCATGTGCAGGTAAGAAGTCTCCTGGTCTACTTGTAGGGTGGtgtcagaggtgtgtgtgtgtgggagagaaggTGGTGAAGAGTGAGGCTGGGGAGGAAAGTCAGTCCTGCCTGCCAAAAGCCTGGAATGGCAAGAGTGTAATGGTCTTACCCACATGCCAGCCATACTCCCAGGAAGACACGATTGGGTACTTGTACTTCTCCTCTGGCATCAGTCGATTCCTCTCCTTGAGGTACAGGGTCCGGCCCTGGCCATCATGGGAGATGCCTTGGAAGAGCAGATTCAGAGTGGCTGGGCTGGGACGCCTCATTTCTAAGTCCTCTGGCCTACCTTGGGCTCCCCTGGCCTGCCTCACTCGGTCTCCCTGGACACCTCCAGCCTTGAATAGCTGGTCCTGGACCCCCTTGGTCTCTAGCCACCCAGCCTGTGCCTCTTTTCTGACAGGGAAGCCAGTGGCAGGCACTGGGCCTGCTTTTAAGACTGACCCACAGGGGGCCTGCCAGGACTGCTTCCTGGTCCTTGACCCCTCTTTCAGGTACTTATGGCCATAGCGGATATTCCAGGTGGTCCGAGCAACCACCTCCTTCTTTATTCGCTCCTCCCAGAAGGCCTGGTTTGGGGAGTTGAACAGCTCTTCCATGCTAGGGAGCCCAGGGGTGGGAAGGAAGATTCTTTTTCCTGAAGCTCAGATCTGTGTTTGGATGGCTGGTGTCTGTCTCCAAGGAAACGTGTAGCCAATGAGAGCCAAGTTGCCAAGGctgctggagaggagggagagggatggTAAGGGGACTAGGGTCACCTACtggcaggccaggccaggccaggccaagttggaaaaggaagcagaaccatgggccagtaagatggctctgtgggtaagggtTCTGTCATGCAAGCCcaaaggcctgggttccatctcgGAActcagggtggaaggagagaactgactcccaaaagctgtcctctgatctccacaggtgtgtctgcactcacacacatgccatggcacagcacaacacacacacacacacacacacacacatttaatttttactcataaaaaagaaagcagaacctGGCTATGACCCTCCCAGGATGAcaagtgtgtgggtgtgggggtccTACTCTTTTCAGGGGGTCAAATGCCAAGTATTTCCAGGGGGACACACAGGAACCATGCATCTCTTCCATACAAT encodes the following:
- the LOC118590962 gene encoding protein ATP6V1FNB yields the protein MEELFNSPNQAFWEERIKKEVVARTTWNIRYGHKYLKEGSRTRKQSWQAPCGSVLKAGPVPATGFPVRKEAQAGWLETKGVQDQLFKAGGVQGDRVRQARGAQGRPEDLEMRRPSPATLNLLFQGISHDGQGRTLYLKERNRLMPEEKYKYPIVSSWEYGWHVGDAMKNYTTPAHAKTHPITDSFYIKNGIFNIPRRSDDLM